The Quadrisphaera sp. RL12-1S sequence GGCGAGGTCGACATGGTCCTCGTCATGACCGTGGAGCCCGGGTTCGGCGGCCAGAGCTTCCTCGACGGGTGCCTGCCCAAGCTGCGCCGCCTGCGCCGCGCCGTCGACGAGCACGGCCTGGAGGTGCGCCTGCAGGTGGACGGCGGCGTCTCCGCCGAGACCGTCGAGCGCTGCGCCGAGGCCGGCGCCGACGTCTTCGTGGCCGGCTCGGCCGTCTACGGCGCGGACGACCCGGCCGCCGCGATCGCGCAGCTGCGCCAGCTCGCCGGCGGGTGAGCGCTGGGCTGGCCGGCGGGTGAACCCTCCCTGAGGAGGACGACGACGCTCGACGCCCGCCCCTAGGGTCGAGCGCGTGGACCTGACACCGGTGCTCGTTCCCGTCGTCGTGATCGGCGTCATCGTCGTCGTCGTGCTGGTGGTGGTCTTCTCCATCGCGCGGCGCTACAAGATCGCGAGCCCGTCGGAGGCGTTCATCGTCACCGGCCGCAAGGGCAAGGCGGTGACCAACCCCGAGACGGGCCAGGTCTCCACCGACCTGTCCGGGCAGCGCGTGGTCATGGGCGGCGGCGTCTTCGTGAAGCCGCTCGTCGAGCGCGTGCACGTGCTGTCCCTGAGCAGCCGCCGGATCTCGGTGAAGATCGGCGGGGCGGTGTCCAAGCAGGGCATCCGCCTCAACCTGGACGCGGTCGCCATCGTCAAGGTGGGCGGCACCGAGGACAACGTGCGCGCCGCCGCGCAGCGCTTCCTGCACCAGCAGGACGAGATCGAGTCGTTCACGCAGGAGGTCCTCGCGGGCTCGCTGCGCTCCATCGTGGGCACGCTGACGGTGGACGAGATCATCCGCGACCGCGCCGCGTTCGCCGCGCAGGTGGCCGAGGAGTCCATCTCCTCGCTGAGCAACCAGGGCCTGGTGCTGGACACCTTCCAGATCCAGGACGTCTCCGACGACACCAACTACCTGCGCGACCTCGGCCGCCCGGAGGCCGCCGCCGCAGCCCGCAACGCCGCCATCGCCGAGGCCGCCGCCCGTCGCGAGGCCAGCCAGGCCCAGGCCAAGGCCGACGAGGCCATCTCGGAGAGCCAGCGCGACCTCGACCTGCGCCGCTCCGCGTTCAAGGCCGACACCGACCGCGCCGCCGCCGACGCCGAAGCGGCCGGGTCCCTGGCCAAGGCCCAGCGCGACCAGGAGGTGCTCACCAGCCAGGAGCGCGTGGCCGAGCGGCAGGCGGCGCTGACCGAGCGCCAGCTCGACACCCAGGTCCGCAAGCCCGCCGACGCCGCCCGCTACCAGGCCGAGCAGGAGGCCCAGGGCCGCCGCAACGCCGAGATCTTCCAGGCCGAGGGCGCCAAGGCCACCGCCATCGCCGAGGCGCAGGCCGAGGCCGAGCGCACCCGCCTGGCCACCGCCGCCAACGCCGAGCGCGCCACCACCTTCGCCAAGGCCGACGCCGACGCCGCCCGCGTGGCCGCCGCGGCTGCCGCCGAGAAGGTGCGCCTGGAGGGCGAGGCCGAGCTCGCCCGCCGCACCGCCATCGCCAACGCCGTGCGCGCCGAGGGCGAGGCCGAGGCCGCCGCCATCCGCGCCAAGGGCGAGGCCGAGGCCGAGACCCAGCGCCTGCGCGCGGAGGCCTTCGAGCGCTACGGCCAGGCCGCCACCACGCAGATGGTGGTGGAGGCGCTGCCCAAGGTGGCCCGCGAGCTCGCGGCTCCCATGGCCGCCATCAGCGACCTCACGGTCATCTCCACCGACGGCGCGAGCGCCCTCTCCAAGGGCGTGGCCACCAACCTCACCGAGACCCTCGAGCTGGTGCGCCGCACCACCGGCGTAGACGTCGGCGCCCTCCTGCGCCGCAGCGCCGGCGGCGACGCCGCCACCTCCACCCGCAGCACCGCCGACACCGAGGCCTGAGGACCAGCGCCGAGGTGCGCGCATGAGGCTCCCCCTGCTGTGGGAGGACGACCTGGCCGATGTCGCAAGCCCGATCGTGCCCGGGGTCCTCTCGCTCGTGCCGCGCGACGTCACCGTGGTCCAGTTCGACGAACCGCTGACCGATCGCGACCACCGCAGACTCGGCCGGTGGTTCCAGAAGCACCCGGGTGTCACGCTGCGCGCCTACGCGGAGGGACTCGGGACCTCGGACGACCTGTCGTTCTTGCGGCACTACCCCGGGCTCACCGGCCTGAGCCTCAACTGCTTCTACGAGCCGCCGGTGCTCGACGCCCGGAACCTCGAGCACCTGCCGCTGACCCTGCGTGAGCTCCACCTCGAGGTCAGGACCAGTGGCAACGCGCTGCACAGGCTCGCGGACCTCCCTCACCTGCAACGGCTGAGCCTGGCCCACCACCGCCGCCTGCCGCCGGTGCTGTCGCAGCTGGCCTCGCTACGGGAGCTCCACCTGGAGGGTCCCGTGAAGGACCTCGAACCGCTGGCTGGTCTGACCCAGCTCGAGCACCTGAAGCTCCGGTCCGTCACGGCCGACCTGTCTCCGCTGATGGCGCTGACCCAGCTGCGCGCGCTGGAGATCCGCCTCGGAGGGACCACCGACCTCAGCGCGGTCCCCGACATCGGCGAGATCACCTACCTCGAGCTGTGGCTGGTCCGCGGTCTCACCGACCTGGAGTTCCTCGCCGACATGTGCCACCTGCAACACCTGTTCCTCCAGGCGCTCCGCAACGTGCACGCCCTCCCGGACCTGTCGGCGTGCACCGCTCTCGAGCGGGTGCACCTCGAGACGATGAAGGGGCTGGTCGACCTCGCCTCCCTCGCCACCGCTCCCGCCCTGCGGCAGCTCTGGATGGTCGACTTCAGCCACCTGCAGCCCGAGGACCTGCTGCCGTTGAAGGCCTGCGGCGCTCTGGAGGAGCTCGGCATCGGCATGGGCAGCGACCGCAAGAACGTCGCGGCGCGGGACCTGCTCCGCATCCCCGGCTCCTACGGCGGTCACGAATGGCCGTAGCCTCGGCGCTTCCGATCGTGCGGGGGGAACGGGTGAGGAAGTCGGCAGCGGTGCCGCTCGTCATCACGTCGTCGCTGGCGCTGGCCCTGTCCGGGTGCTCCGGGTCGAGCACCAGCAGCGGGTCGAGCGGCAGCGACGGTTCGGAGTCCGAGTACCAGGGCGTCTGCGTGGACCAGGCGACCAACCAGCGCGCCCCGGACTCCGACTGCGGTGACGACGACGGCCACGGCGGCACCGGAGGCTCCGGGGGCGGCCACTACTGGTACTACGGCGGTCGTGGCGCGCGCATCCCGTCCATCGGCTCGCCCATGCCCGCCGGCGGTGGCTCCGGCGGCGGGTCGGGCACGCAGAACGGGCAGTACGCGGGCTTCGACCGCAGCGTGCCGGACGGTTCCACGTACGTCTCGGGAGGGGCGCCCGCGGCCGGAGGCACCGTCAGCGACGAGTCCCTGCGCTCGGCGTCGTCGTCCTCCGGCGGCCGGGTGCTGAGCTCGGGGGAGTCCGGCAGCACCGTCCGGGGCGGGCTCGGCGGCGGCTCGAAGGCGGGCAGCTGACGTGAGCGCCGGAGCCGAGCGGTGAGGCGCGTCCGCACCACCCCGCGTCCCGGCTGGCGCGAGACGGTGGTCTCCCAGGGCCTCGTCTACCCGACCACGCCCTCGCGCTCGGGCCTGGGCGAGGACGACTACTGGTTCGAGCGGGCCTGCTACGTGCTCACCTCCGACGAGGTCGACCACCTCGAGGGCGTCACCGAGCGCGTCCACGCGATGTGCGTGGAGGCCGCCCGCTACCTCTGCAGCGGGGAGTGCGGTGACCTCGGCCTGCCGCCCGGCTCGCTGGAGGCCGCCCGCGCCAGTCTCGACGCCGCCCCGCCGTCGCTCTACGGCAGGTTCGACCTCCGCTTCGACGGCCGCGACGGCCAGCCCGCCAAGGTGCTCGAGTACAACGCCGACACCCCCACCGGGCTCGTGGAGGCGAGCGTCGCCCAGTGGTACTGGCTGCAGGACGTCGCGCCCGAGCTCGACCAGTGGAACTCCCTGCACGAGCGGCTCGTGGAGGCCTGGCGCGGCGTCCGCGAGCGGACGGGCCTCGGCGTGCTGCACCTGGCCCACCTCGGCGCCGAGAAGAGCGGCGAGGAGGAGATGACGGTCGGGTACCTGCGCGACTGCGCCGACCAGGCCGGCTGGTCCACGCGGCAGCTGCAGGTGGAGCAGCTGGGCTGGAACCCCGACGTGCAGCGGTTCATCGGGCTGGACGACGACGTCATCGACGTCCTCTTCAAGCTCTACCCCTGGGAGGACGTGCTCTGGGAGGACTTCGGCGCCCACGCGCTGACCACCCTCGAGCAGGGCTCCACGGTGTGGCTGGAGCCGCTGTGGAAGGTGGTGCTGTCCAACAAGGCGCTGCTCGTGGCGCTGTGGCGGTGCTTCCCCGGCCACGAGAACCTCCTGCCGGCCGCGTTCGAGCCCGACGGGATGGCCGAGTGGGTCAAGAAGCCCCTCCACGGCCGGGAGGGCGACAACATCGAGGTCTCCTCCCGCGACCTGTCGCTGGTCCAGCCCGGCGAGTACGGCGAGGAGGGCTCCGTCTACCAGCAGTACGTGCGCATGCCCGACTTCGACGGCAACAAGGCCGTGGTCGGCTCCTGGGTGGTGGACGGGAAGGCCGCCGGGTGCGGCATCCGCGAGAGCGACTCGCCCGTCACCGACTACTACGCGCGCTTCGTGCCGCACCACATCGACGGGCCGGCGCCGAGCCCGCAGCAGCGGGCCGCGTGGCTCCACGAGCCGGCGACCTGAGGGACGAGGGACGGAGGGGCCAGTGGACGGGTTGGGCACGGCGGTCGGTGCTGCCGCGGTGTACACGGCGGTGGGCCTGGGACTGCTGCTCGTGGGCTTCTACGCCCTCGACCTCATCGTCCCCGGGCGCCTCGCGCAGCGGGTCTTCCGGGACGCCGAGCCCGGCGCCGCGCTGGTCACCGCCGCCGGCGCCGTGGGCGTGGGCCTGATCACCTTCACCACCATCTGGCGCAACGCCGACGCCGGCTTCGGCCCGGCGCTGCTGTGGACGGTGGTGTTCGGGCTGGTGGGCATCGTCCTGCAGGCGGCGGCGCTGGTGCTGCTGGACCTGCTGACACCGGGCCGCCTGGGCGACCTCGTCTGCGCCCGCCAGCCCTCGGGTGCGATGCACCCGGCGGCGTGGGTGACGGCGGCGTTCCAGCTGGCCGTGGCGGGCGTCGTCGTCGCCTCGGTGGCCTGACCCGTCGCGCCGTCCGCGCACGGCCGGTCCCGCAGCGCCCCGCTCGCCGCGCCGGTGGGTGGTCTGCTGCCCACTGGGTGGCCTCGTGCCCGGCTTCCTGGCCCTCACCCGGGCACCAGCCCACCCAGTGGGCACGAGGCCACCCGAACGTCGCACCCGGTCTGCGTCCCGGGGCGGACTCGCCTCGCGCGGGGTCCCCTCGAGCGTCGTCGACGGCGACCACGGGCGTTCGGACGAGCCCCTCCCCGCCCTCGTCGTCACCCCTTCGCGGTCGTCGTCGCCGTCTGGCCCACCCGTCCGGACCGCCCGGGCGCACGGCGCCCGGGCGAGCGCCCCTAGGCTGGACGCTCGTGAAGTCGTTCGAGCAGCTCTTCGCCGAGCTGTCCGCCAAGGCCGCCGAGCGCCCCGCCGGCTCCCGGACCGTCGCCGAGCTCGACGCCGGCGTCCACGCCATCGGCAAGAAGCTGGTGGAGGAGGCCGCGGAGTCGTGGATGGCCGCCGAGCACGAGGGGCCCGAGCGGGCCGCCGAGGAGATCTCCCAGCTGCTGTACCACGCGCAGGTGCTCATGATCGCCAGCGGCCTGTCCCTCGACGACGTCTACACCCACCTGTGAGCAGCCCGATGACCAGCACGTCCGCCTCCGCTGACACCTCCCAGCCGCTGCGCATCGCCGTCCCCAACAAGGGGTCGCTGTCCGAGCCGGCGGCGCAGCTGCTGCGCGAGGCCGGGTACGCCACCCGCCGCGAGGGCCGCGAGCTGGTGCTCGCCGACCCCGAGAACGGCGCGGAGTTCTTCTTCCTGCGCCCGCGCGACATCGCCGTGTACGTCGGCTCGGGCACCCTCGACGTCGGCATCACCGGCCGAGACCTGCTGCTGGACTCCCGCGCGGAGGCCGACGAGGTCATGCAGCTGGGGTTCGGCGCGTCCACGTTCCGCTTCGCGGGGCCGGCCGCGCAGGTCAGCTGCGGGCTGGACGTGGCCGGTCTGGACGGGCAGCGCGTGGCGACCAGCTACGCGGGGCTCGTGGCCGACCACCTCGCCGCCGCCGGCGTCAGCGCCGAGGTGGTCCGGCTGGACGGCGCGGTGGAGACCGCGGTGCAGCTGGGCGTGGCCGACGCCATCGCCGACGTCGTCGAGACCGGCTCCACGCTGCGCTCGGCCGGCCTGGCCGTGTTCGGCGAGCCGATCCTGCGCTCGGAGGCCGTGGTCATCACCCGCCGCGGCGCGGACGGGCCCGTGCGCCCCGCCGGGCTGGACGTGCTGCTGCGGCGCATCCAGGGCGTGCTCGTGGCCCGCCAGTACGTCATGGTCGACTACGACGTCCCGCGCGAGCACCTCGACGACGCCTGCGCGCTGACCCCCGGCCTGGAGTCCCCGACCGTGGCGCCCCTGGCTGACCCGGCCTGGGCGGCGGTGCGCGCCATGGTGCCCCGCGCCACCACCAACAAGGTCATGGACGAGCTCTACGACCTCGGCGCGCGCGCCATCCTCGTCACCACCATCCACGCCTGTCGCCTGTGACGCCGCCGCCGCCGTCGTCGTCGGGGTCGTCGTCCTCGTCACCCCGCGACGACGACGCCGCGCGCCTGCACGCGCCGTTCCGGCCGCTGCGCGGGCCGCGGGTGGCCCGGGTGCTCGGGGTGGCAGCGGTGGTGCTCTTCTCGGTGCTGGCCGCCACCGTGGTCGGGCAGACCGCGTGGGACCGGGTCGGCTTCGTGGTGGTGGGCCTGGCCGTCATGGCGTTCGCCGAGATGCAGGCGCGCGTGGTGGCCGTGCCTGACGAGCACGGCCTGTTCGTTCGCAACCTCGTGCACCGCCGGCGCCTGGAGTGGGCCGAGGTGGTGGGCGTCTCCTTCGGCGGCGGCCGCCCGTGGGTGCAGCTGGACCTCTCCGACGGCGACACCCTGGCGGTCATGGGCGTCCAGCGCGCCGACGGCGAGCGCGGGGTGGCCGAGGCCGACCGCCTGGCCACCCTCGTGGCCCTGCACACCCGCTGACACCGGCTGACCGCGCGGGCGCGGCGTCCCCCGGAGGGGACTGCGCGGAGGGACCGCTTGGTGGCCTAGGGTGACGATCTCTCGTGGCGGGTGCGGACGGTCCGGCTGCCTCCCGCTGCGCCGGACCGTCCGAAGGAGTGCTGTGGCACCGTCGGTTCTGCCCACGCGGCTGCCCTCGAGGAGGTGGGCGGCCCGCGCGGCGGCCGCTGCCGCCCTCGCCCTCGCCACCGGCGCCCTGGCCGGCCTCCCCGCGGGCGCCGCCCCGGCCCCCGACCGGACGCCCTTCCCCGCGGCGAGGCCGTCGTGGGCCACGCCGGCCGCCGACGCCGGCGCGCCGCCGTCCACGGAGACGGTGGAGGGCTACGTCGCCCTGCCGCTGCGCGACCCCGCCGGCGCGAAGGCCCTGGCGACGGCGGTGTCCACGCCCACCTCCGGCCGCTACGGGCAGTACGTCTCCGCGCGGCAGTGGATCTCCACCTACGCTCCGACGGCGAAGGCCCTCGACGTCGTCACCAAGACCCTGCGCGCCGGTGGCCTCACCATCACCGGTGTCCCGGCCAGCCGCACCTACGTGGTCTTCCGCGGCACGCCGGAGCAGGTCGGGGCGGTGTTCGCGACCTCGCTGCGCCAGTACCAGGTGGGCGGGGGCACCGTGACCGCACCGGCCACCACGCCGTCGCTGCCCGCGGACGCGGGCGCGCTCGTCAGCGCGGTGAGCCTGTCCAGCGGCGCCCTGGCCGCCCGCCCGGGCGCCCTGGCACCGGGGCGGGAGCGGCCGTCCGTGGCCGCCCGGACCGCGGCTCCGCCGACCGCGCAGCGGGTGCCCTGCTCCGACTCGTGGGGCCAGCGCACCTCCACCACGCCCCCGGCCTACGGGCGGACGTCCTTCCCCACCAACACCTGCGGCTACACCGCCCGGCAGCTGCGGGCGGTGACCGGCACCGCTGCCGGCGACGGCGCCGGGCAGACCGTGGCGATCGTCGACGCGTACGCCTCACCGACGATCGTCGCCGACTCCGACCGCCTCTCCGCGGCCCAGGGCGAGCCCGGCGTCAGCGGCCTGTACTCCCAGGTCGGCGTCGACAGGAAGACGTTCACCGACCAGGAGGCCTGCGGCGGGGAGGAGGGCTGGCAGGGCGAGCAGTCGCTCGACGTGCAGGCCGTCCACGCCGTCGCCCCGAAGGCCCGCATCCTGTACTCCGCCGGCAGCAACTGCGGCGCCGGTCTCTACCTCGCGGTCTCCCGGGTGCTCGACACCCAGGCCGCCAGCCTGGTCTCCAACAGCTGGGGGGTGCAGGAGCAGTACCTCCTGCCGGCGGACCTGGCCATCTACGACGCCCTCGGCTGGCAGGCCGCAGCCCAGGGGATCGGCCTGTACACCTCCAGCGGCGACGACGGCGACGAGACCGTCAACGGGCTGCCGAAGCAGGTGGACTTCCCCTCCGGCAACCCGTTCTGGACGTCGGTGGGCGGCACGTCGGTGGGGGTGGACGCCTCGGGGCGGATCGTCGTCGAGACCGGCTGGGGAGACGCCCGCTCGGTGATCGCCGGCTCGACGTTCACCCCGGCGCCCCCCGGCGACTTCTACGCCGGAGCCGGCGGCGGTACCGGCACCATCTACCCCGAGCCCGACTGGCAGCGCGGCGTCGTCCCCGACGCGATCGCGAACGGCCACCGCGCCGTGCCCGACATCGCCAACATCGCCGACCCGTACACGGGGTTCCTGGTGGGCTACAGCCCGATCCTGGCCGACGGGTCCACCGCCACCGGCGCGTACGAGGCCGATGCCACCGGGGGGACCTCGCTGGCCTCGCCCGTGGTCGCGGCACAGGTCGCCGTGGTGCAGGGGCGCATCGGCCAGCGCCTGGGCTTCGCCAGCCCCGCCCTGTACCTGCTGGCCCGGATCGCGCCGTCGGCGTTCAGGGACGTGCAGGCCCCCGCCGGCACCCTCGCGCTGGCGGCGTACTCGCCGGGCAGGCAGGCGAACGTGCTGGTCACCCTCGACCGCGACTCCTCCCTGCGGACCACGCGCGGGTGGGACGCCGTGACGGGCGTGGGCGTGCTGCCGCTCGACTCCTGGCGGCGCGTCGCGCAGCGCTGACCCCGGACCGGACGACGGCGAGGGCGGGCGGGGGCGGGCGGGGGCCCAGCGGGCCGCCGCGTGGGGGCGCCGTGGAGGGGTGGCTCCCAGCCACGGCACGTACCGTGACGAGGTGCCCGCCGTCCCGCACCGACGGGCCGCCGGCCTGCGGTGGCTCGCGGTGGTGCTGGGCACGGCGCTGCTGGTCACCGCCGCCCTCGTCGGACGGCCCGCGTGGAGCGCCGCCGGCAGCGGCGAGCAGGAGGCCGTCACCGAGGTGCTAGCCCGCGCCGCCTCCTCGGCGTCGGTCTCCTTCAGCGGCACCGCCACGAGCAGCGGCGCCCTCGGCCTGCCGGACCTGCCGCGCCTGGGCGACGTCGCCGCCCTGGTGGGGGAGAGCACCCGCACCCGCACGTGGTGGGCCGGCGAGCAGACCTGGCGCACCGACGTGCTCACCGCCACCGGTGAGCGCGGCGAGTACGCCACCGGCGGGCAGCTGACCGGCTGGGACTACGAGCGGGACGCCCTCACCGTCGGCGCCCCGCTGTCCGGGGCCCGGCTGCCGCGCGCCTCCGACCTGCTGCCACCGGCCCTGGCCCGCTCGCTGCTGGCCGGTGCCACGGCGGAGGCGACCGCGCAGTAGCAGCGCACCACCGGTCTGGGCGAGCGCGTGGTCGCCGGGCGCCTGGCCGACGGCGTCCGGCTGCGCCCGGCCACCTCCGAGGCGGCCCTGTCGACCGTCGACCACGCCGACCTGTGGGTCGACAGGGCCAGCGGCCTGCCGCTCGCCGTCGACCTCGTGGACGTGGTCGGGGGGCCCGTCGTGTCCGCCGCCTTCGACGCCGTCACCCTGGGCGCGCCCGACCCAGCGGCCCTCGCCGTCCCGGACCCGCCCGGCGCCACCGTGCGCAGCGCTGAGGTCGACGTGGCCGCCGGCGCCGCCACCGCCGCCCCGTGGGAGCTGCCCGGCCAGCTGGCCGGCCTGCCCGCCCTGCAGGACCCGGGCACCGCCGGTGCGGTCGCCTACGGCACCGGCCTGCTGCGCCTGGCGGTGGTGTCGCTGCCCGCGGACCAGGGCCGGCAGGCGCTCTTCGCCGCCGAGGCCGCCGGCGCGCAGCCCCTCGACCAGGCCCGCACCGGCAGCGGGCGCACGGCGCTGGTGCGCGCCGGGGCGCTGAGCGCCGCGGTCGTCGTCGTCCCCGGCGGCGCCGGGCAGCGGCAGGGCCGGGCCTACCTCGTCTCCGGCGCCGTGCAGCCCGAGCTGCTGACCCGCGCCGCCGCCCAGTTGGTCACCGACCCCCCGGAGCGCCGCCCATGAGCGACCGATGAGCGAGCTGGCCGTCCACACCGAGGGCCTCACCAAGCGGTTCGGCCGCGTCACCGCGGTGGACGACGTCGACCTGCACGTCGCCGAGGGAGACCGCTACGGCTTCCTCGGGCCCAACGGCTCGGGCAAGACCACCACCGTGCGCATGCTGCTCGGGCTGGTCCTGCCCACGGCCGGTCGGGTCCGGGTGCTCGGCGGGCGGGTGCCGCAGGACGCCGCCCGCGTGCTGCCGCAGGTCGGCGCCATGGTCGAGGGGCCGGCGGCCATCGGGCACCTGTCGGGGCGGGCCAACCTGCGCCTGCTGGACGCGGCCGTGCCCACCCCCGGCGGCCGGCGCACCCGGCGCCG is a genomic window containing:
- a CDS encoding flotillin family protein; the protein is MDLTPVLVPVVVIGVIVVVVLVVVFSIARRYKIASPSEAFIVTGRKGKAVTNPETGQVSTDLSGQRVVMGGGVFVKPLVERVHVLSLSSRRISVKIGGAVSKQGIRLNLDAVAIVKVGGTEDNVRAAAQRFLHQQDEIESFTQEVLAGSLRSIVGTLTVDEIIRDRAAFAAQVAEESISSLSNQGLVLDTFQIQDVSDDTNYLRDLGRPEAAAAARNAAIAEAAARREASQAQAKADEAISESQRDLDLRRSAFKADTDRAAADAEAAGSLAKAQRDQEVLTSQERVAERQAALTERQLDTQVRKPADAARYQAEQEAQGRRNAEIFQAEGAKATAIAEAQAEAERTRLATAANAERATTFAKADADAARVAAAAAAEKVRLEGEAELARRTAIANAVRAEGEAEAAAIRAKGEAEAETQRLRAEAFERYGQAATTQMVVEALPKVARELAAPMAAISDLTVISTDGASALSKGVATNLTETLELVRRTTGVDVGALLRRSAGGDAATSTRSTADTEA
- a CDS encoding leucine-rich repeat domain-containing protein, with translation MRLPLLWEDDLADVASPIVPGVLSLVPRDVTVVQFDEPLTDRDHRRLGRWFQKHPGVTLRAYAEGLGTSDDLSFLRHYPGLTGLSLNCFYEPPVLDARNLEHLPLTLRELHLEVRTSGNALHRLADLPHLQRLSLAHHRRLPPVLSQLASLRELHLEGPVKDLEPLAGLTQLEHLKLRSVTADLSPLMALTQLRALEIRLGGTTDLSAVPDIGEITYLELWLVRGLTDLEFLADMCHLQHLFLQALRNVHALPDLSACTALERVHLETMKGLVDLASLATAPALRQLWMVDFSHLQPEDLLPLKACGALEELGIGMGSDRKNVAARDLLRIPGSYGGHEWP
- a CDS encoding glutathionylspermidine synthase family protein, producing MRRVRTTPRPGWRETVVSQGLVYPTTPSRSGLGEDDYWFERACYVLTSDEVDHLEGVTERVHAMCVEAARYLCSGECGDLGLPPGSLEAARASLDAAPPSLYGRFDLRFDGRDGQPAKVLEYNADTPTGLVEASVAQWYWLQDVAPELDQWNSLHERLVEAWRGVRERTGLGVLHLAHLGAEKSGEEEMTVGYLRDCADQAGWSTRQLQVEQLGWNPDVQRFIGLDDDVIDVLFKLYPWEDVLWEDFGAHALTTLEQGSTVWLEPLWKVVLSNKALLVALWRCFPGHENLLPAAFEPDGMAEWVKKPLHGREGDNIEVSSRDLSLVQPGEYGEEGSVYQQYVRMPDFDGNKAVVGSWVVDGKAAGCGIRESDSPVTDYYARFVPHHIDGPAPSPQQRAAWLHEPAT
- a CDS encoding DUF350 domain-containing protein yields the protein MDGLGTAVGAAAVYTAVGLGLLLVGFYALDLIVPGRLAQRVFRDAEPGAALVTAAGAVGVGLITFTTIWRNADAGFGPALLWTVVFGLVGIVLQAAALVLLDLLTPGRLGDLVCARQPSGAMHPAAWVTAAFQLAVAGVVVASVA
- a CDS encoding phosphoribosyl-ATP diphosphatase; amino-acid sequence: MKSFEQLFAELSAKAAERPAGSRTVAELDAGVHAIGKKLVEEAAESWMAAEHEGPERAAEEISQLLYHAQVLMIASGLSLDDVYTHL
- the hisG gene encoding ATP phosphoribosyltransferase translates to MTSTSASADTSQPLRIAVPNKGSLSEPAAQLLREAGYATRREGRELVLADPENGAEFFFLRPRDIAVYVGSGTLDVGITGRDLLLDSRAEADEVMQLGFGASTFRFAGPAAQVSCGLDVAGLDGQRVATSYAGLVADHLAAAGVSAEVVRLDGAVETAVQLGVADAIADVVETGSTLRSAGLAVFGEPILRSEAVVITRRGADGPVRPAGLDVLLRRIQGVLVARQYVMVDYDVPREHLDDACALTPGLESPTVAPLADPAWAAVRAMVPRATTNKVMDELYDLGARAILVTTIHACRL
- a CDS encoding PH domain-containing protein — its product is MTPPPPSSSGSSSSSPRDDDAARLHAPFRPLRGPRVARVLGVAAVVLFSVLAATVVGQTAWDRVGFVVVGLAVMAFAEMQARVVAVPDEHGLFVRNLVHRRRLEWAEVVGVSFGGGRPWVQLDLSDGDTLAVMGVQRADGERGVAEADRLATLVALHTR
- a CDS encoding S53 family peptidase — protein: MAPSVLPTRLPSRRWAARAAAAAALALATGALAGLPAGAAPAPDRTPFPAARPSWATPAADAGAPPSTETVEGYVALPLRDPAGAKALATAVSTPTSGRYGQYVSARQWISTYAPTAKALDVVTKTLRAGGLTITGVPASRTYVVFRGTPEQVGAVFATSLRQYQVGGGTVTAPATTPSLPADAGALVSAVSLSSGALAARPGALAPGRERPSVAARTAAPPTAQRVPCSDSWGQRTSTTPPAYGRTSFPTNTCGYTARQLRAVTGTAAGDGAGQTVAIVDAYASPTIVADSDRLSAAQGEPGVSGLYSQVGVDRKTFTDQEACGGEEGWQGEQSLDVQAVHAVAPKARILYSAGSNCGAGLYLAVSRVLDTQAASLVSNSWGVQEQYLLPADLAIYDALGWQAAAQGIGLYTSSGDDGDETVNGLPKQVDFPSGNPFWTSVGGTSVGVDASGRIVVETGWGDARSVIAGSTFTPAPPGDFYAGAGGGTGTIYPEPDWQRGVVPDAIANGHRAVPDIANIADPYTGFLVGYSPILADGSTATGAYEADATGGTSLASPVVAAQVAVVQGRIGQRLGFASPALYLLARIAPSAFRDVQAPAGTLALAAYSPGRQANVLVTLDRDSSLRTTRGWDAVTGVGVLPLDSWRRVAQR
- a CDS encoding LolA-like protein, translating into MVAGRLADGVRLRPATSEAALSTVDHADLWVDRASGLPLAVDLVDVVGGPVVSAAFDAVTLGAPDPAALAVPDPPGATVRSAEVDVAAGAATAAPWELPGQLAGLPALQDPGTAGAVAYGTGLLRLAVVSLPADQGRQALFAAEAAGAQPLDQARTGSGRTALVRAGALSAAVVVVPGGAGQRQGRAYLVSGAVQPELLTRAAAQLVTDPPERRP